A stretch of the Flavobacterium sp. 5 genome encodes the following:
- a CDS encoding SDR family NAD(P)-dependent oxidoreductase — protein sequence MNPFDLSGKKILVTGASSGIGYETCLAIVRQGGTFIAVARRQDFLERLIEECGSENSFIAADLSKMDDIKAIVDTVENIDGIVHSAGIVSLAPVKFYSEELMNEMRSINFDSIVYLVNLIFKKKKINKGSSIVLVSSIAGLFGMKGNGIYAAGKGALIAISKVWASEFANSRTRVNCVSPGMVKTEITSKSIEDLSLEVIQQDEKKYPLGYGDPIQVANPIVFLLSEASSWITGQNIVLDGGRTSTI from the coding sequence ATGAATCCATTTGATTTATCAGGAAAAAAAATACTAGTAACCGGAGCGTCTTCGGGCATTGGTTACGAAACTTGTTTAGCAATAGTAAGGCAGGGAGGAACATTTATAGCAGTTGCCAGACGTCAGGATTTTCTTGAAAGACTGATCGAGGAATGCGGAAGCGAAAATAGTTTTATAGCTGCCGATTTATCTAAAATGGATGATATCAAAGCTATTGTAGATACAGTTGAAAATATTGATGGAATCGTGCATTCTGCTGGAATAGTATCATTAGCACCGGTTAAGTTTTATTCTGAGGAATTAATGAATGAAATGCGATCCATAAATTTTGATTCTATTGTATATCTGGTGAATCTGATTTTCAAAAAGAAGAAAATAAATAAAGGAAGTTCAATTGTTTTGGTTTCCTCTATCGCAGGTTTATTCGGAATGAAAGGAAACGGAATTTATGCAGCTGGTAAAGGGGCATTAATTGCGATTTCAAAAGTTTGGGCAAGCGAATTTGCAAACAGTAGAACAAGAGTAAATTGTGTTTCACCGGGAATGGTAAAAACAGAAATAACTTCAAAATCAATTGAAGATCTATCTTTAGAAGTAATTCAGCAGGATGAAAAAAAATATCCTTTAGGATATGGCGACCCGATTCAGGTTGCCAACCCGATTGTATTTTTGTTATCGGAGGCAAGCAGTTGGATTACTGGACAAAATATAGTTTTAGACGGAGGAAGAACTTCAACCATATAA
- a CDS encoding lipopolysaccharide kinase InaA family protein — protein MSIIIHSKYKSKEEAILQLVANFFNEGDMIVAGARNTIKSNFLVDEKVNIKFFQKPGLFKSIIYSFFRSTKAKRSFDYANYLLDHHILTPFPIAYIENRSGFGLLKDSYYISQQIDHDFTIRELIHNPLFPERNIILKQFTEFTFKMHEAKINFLDHSPGNTLVVKKEAGKYEFYLIDLNRMSFKNLSIEERMDNFKKMWLSKTMVKVIAKAYAELSNEPEEKLHAILLEKTAQFKRKITKKKYLKRKIGKK, from the coding sequence GTGTCAATAATCATTCATTCGAAATATAAAAGTAAAGAAGAGGCTATTCTTCAGTTAGTTGCTAATTTTTTTAACGAAGGAGATATGATTGTTGCCGGGGCTCGAAATACAATCAAGTCCAATTTTCTTGTTGATGAAAAGGTAAATATTAAATTTTTTCAAAAACCAGGGTTATTCAAATCTATTATTTATTCTTTTTTTAGAAGTACTAAGGCCAAACGCTCTTTTGACTATGCTAATTATTTGTTAGATCATCATATTTTGACTCCTTTTCCAATTGCTTATATTGAAAATAGAAGTGGATTTGGACTTTTGAAAGACAGCTATTATATATCTCAGCAAATTGATCATGATTTTACAATTCGGGAATTAATTCATAATCCTTTATTTCCAGAACGTAATATAATTCTGAAGCAATTTACTGAATTTACTTTTAAAATGCACGAAGCGAAAATTAATTTTCTGGATCATTCCCCAGGAAATACTTTGGTTGTAAAAAAAGAGGCTGGAAAATATGAATTCTATCTCATAGATTTGAATCGAATGAGTTTCAAAAACTTGTCTATTGAAGAGCGAATGGATAATTTTAAGAAAATGTGGTTGTCTAAAACGATGGTTAAAGTGATTGCCAAAGCATATGCTGAATTAAGCAACGAACCTGAAGAAAAATTGCATGCCATTCTTTTGGAGAAAACCGCTCAATTCAAAAGAAAAATAACCAAGAAAAAATATCTCAAAAGAAAAATAGGTAAAAAATAA
- a CDS encoding acetyltransferase, translating to MKNLIIIGARGFGREVYDLAKQCSGYNTEYIIKGFLDDKSDALDGFENYPEIISSVEEYKIEENDVFVCALGSIKWKIYYTELILSNGAKFMNLIHPSTILNTNAVVGVGLIVFMNSNISNDCIIGDFVTIQGYVGLGHDTRIDKWSHLSAYSFTGGFVVLEEKVLLNTRATILPHVTVRKGATVGASSLVIKNVKEGTTVFGIPAKILNF from the coding sequence ATGAAGAATTTAATAATAATAGGTGCAAGAGGTTTCGGACGTGAGGTATATGACCTTGCCAAACAATGTTCGGGCTACAATACAGAATATATTATAAAAGGTTTTTTAGATGATAAATCAGATGCTTTAGATGGTTTCGAAAATTATCCTGAAATTATTTCATCTGTTGAAGAATATAAAATTGAGGAGAATGATGTTTTCGTTTGTGCATTAGGAAGTATTAAATGGAAAATATATTATACAGAGCTAATTTTGAGTAATGGAGCTAAGTTTATGAATTTAATTCATCCCTCAACAATTTTGAATACAAATGCCGTTGTTGGTGTTGGTTTAATTGTTTTTATGAATTCCAATATTAGTAATGATTGTATCATTGGAGATTTTGTTACCATACAAGGTTATGTGGGTTTAGGGCATGATACGAGGATTGATAAATGGTCACATTTAAGCGCTTATAGTTTTACGGGAGGTTTTGTAGTATTAGAAGAAAAAGTATTACTTAATACGAGAGCTACAATATTACCTCATGTTACGGTTCGTAAAGGAGCTACTGTTGGAGCATCGAGTTTAGTAATTAAAAATGTAAAAGAAGGTACTACTGTTTTTGGAATACCTGCTAAAATATTAAATTTTTAA
- a CDS encoding glycosyltransferase family 2 protein — protein MSKLTVIIPTYNEIDYIEDAVKSIEFADEIIVIDSFSSDGTKEKALELGCIVLDRKFDNFSSQKNHSISYATGEWVLFIDADERVSQKLKIEILSVIKNGKHQGYKLQFPHFYMNRFLYHKVDKVVRLVKNDSISFSGDVHEKLLFKGSTGTLKNFMIHYTYKGLFHLLQKKDSYAWFQANTSFKKGKKAGYFQLIFKPFYRFFSSYILKRGFMDGVPGLALASINAYGVFSRYAKIILIEKGLK, from the coding sequence ATGAGCAAATTAACCGTAATAATTCCTACTTACAACGAGATTGATTATATTGAAGATGCTGTAAAATCAATTGAATTTGCTGATGAAATTATTGTAATTGATTCTTTTAGTTCTGACGGCACTAAAGAAAAAGCACTTGAATTGGGCTGTATAGTACTTGATCGAAAATTTGACAATTTCTCTAGTCAAAAAAACCACTCCATTTCCTATGCCACTGGAGAATGGGTTTTATTTATTGATGCCGACGAGCGTGTTTCTCAAAAACTAAAAATTGAAATCTTATCGGTTATCAAAAATGGGAAACATCAAGGTTATAAGCTTCAATTTCCTCATTTTTATATGAATCGTTTTTTATACCATAAAGTAGATAAAGTGGTACGTTTAGTGAAAAATGATTCCATCTCTTTTTCTGGAGATGTTCATGAAAAACTCTTATTCAAAGGAAGTACTGGTACCTTGAAAAATTTCATGATTCACTATACTTATAAAGGTCTTTTTCATCTTTTGCAAAAGAAGGATTCTTACGCTTGGTTCCAAGCAAATACTTCTTTTAAAAAAGGAAAAAAGGCAGGATATTTTCAGTTAATATTCAAACCTTTTTATCGTTTTTTCTCGTCCTATATTTTAAAAAGAGGCTTTATGGATGGTGTACCTGGCTTGGCACTTGCCAGTATTAATGCTTATGGAGTTTTCTCCAGGTATGCTAAAATTATTTTAATCGAAAAAGGGCTAAAATAA
- the ruvX gene encoding Holliday junction resolvase RuvX produces MPRILSIDYGQKRTGIAVTDEFQIIASGLTTIPSATAIDFLKDYFAKEKVEAVLIGEPKQMNGEPSQSASIIKGFVTHFTNHFPDMKVIRVDERFTSKMAFQTMIDSGLNKKQRQNKALIDEISATIMLQDYLNRK; encoded by the coding sequence ATGCCAAGAATACTCTCCATAGATTACGGACAAAAGCGAACAGGAATAGCGGTTACTGATGAATTTCAGATTATAGCTTCGGGTTTAACTACGATTCCATCAGCAACTGCAATAGATTTTTTAAAAGACTATTTTGCTAAAGAAAAAGTCGAAGCAGTACTAATTGGTGAACCCAAACAAATGAATGGGGAACCTTCCCAAAGTGCTTCAATAATTAAGGGATTTGTAACTCATTTTACCAATCATTTTCCTGATATGAAAGTTATTCGGGTTGATGAGCGTTTTACTTCAAAAATGGCATTTCAAACGATGATTGATAGCGGGCTTAATAAAAAACAGCGTCAAAATAAAGCCCTTATTGATGAAATTTCGGCGACTATTATGCTTCAGGATTATTTGAATAGGAAATAA
- a CDS encoding 2,3,4,5-tetrahydropyridine-2,6-dicarboxylate N-succinyltransferase produces the protein MNELQSIIEQAWENRALLQETKTTDAIREVIELLDSGKLRVAEPKGDGWQVNEWVKKAVVMYFPIQKMETLEAGIFEYNDKMLLKRDYAEKGVRVVPGASARYGAYISSGVIMMPSYVNIGAYVDAGTMVDTWATVGSCAQIGKDVHLSGGVGIGGVLEPLQAAPVIIEDGVFVGSRCIVVEGVHVGKEAVLGANVCLTASTKIIDVTGETPVEMKGFVPARSVVIPGSYTKKFAAGEFQVPCALIIGTRKPSTDLKTSLNNALREYDVAV, from the coding sequence ATGAACGAATTACAATCCATAATAGAACAAGCTTGGGAAAACAGAGCTTTATTACAAGAAACAAAAACTACTGATGCTATCAGAGAAGTTATTGAATTATTAGATTCAGGAAAATTGCGTGTTGCAGAACCAAAAGGTGACGGATGGCAAGTAAACGAATGGGTAAAGAAAGCCGTTGTTATGTATTTCCCAATTCAAAAAATGGAAACATTAGAAGCTGGAATCTTCGAATACAATGACAAAATGTTATTAAAAAGAGATTATGCTGAAAAAGGTGTTCGTGTAGTTCCTGGAGCATCGGCTCGTTATGGAGCTTACATTTCTAGTGGCGTAATTATGATGCCTAGTTATGTAAATATTGGTGCTTATGTTGATGCTGGAACAATGGTAGATACCTGGGCAACTGTTGGTAGTTGTGCACAAATTGGTAAAGATGTACACTTAAGTGGTGGTGTTGGAATTGGTGGTGTTTTGGAACCGCTACAAGCTGCACCAGTAATTATTGAAGATGGTGTATTTGTGGGATCAAGATGTATTGTTGTTGAAGGCGTTCACGTTGGAAAAGAAGCCGTTCTTGGTGCAAATGTTTGTTTGACTGCTTCTACAAAAATTATTGACGTTACTGGAGAAACTCCTGTAGAAATGAAAGGTTTTGTACCTGCTCGTTCAGTAGTAATTCCTGGAAGTTATACTAAAAAGTTTGCTGCTGGTGAATTTCAAGTGCCTTGTGCTTTAATTATTGGAACTCGTAAACCATCTACAGATTTGAAAACATCGTTAAATAATGCGTTAAGAGAATACGACGTAGCTGTATAA
- a CDS encoding ketoacyl-ACP synthase III, whose translation MKASIKAISYYLPEAVLSNDLINHEFPEWGIEKISSKTGINSRHISATDEFSSDMAVKAAEKLFLEHNIDKSEIDFLLFCTQSPDYFLPTTACIIQEKLGLETTVGALDFNLGCSGFVYGLSLAKGLIAGEMAKNVLLITSETYSKFIHPKDKSNKTIFGDAAAATLISSEKGFCSVGNFVFGTDGKGAENLIVKQGGMRFPVSNTNQDVVDEFGNVRNDKNLFMNGTEIFNFTGEFVPKLTEAILEKSNLLKEDIDLFVFHQANKYMLNHLRKKIKIPEEKFFISMEDCGNTVSSTIPIALYEAQKQGKTANCKNLILAGFGVGYSWAACNLIVE comes from the coding sequence ATGAAAGCCAGTATAAAAGCCATTTCGTATTATCTGCCTGAAGCGGTTTTGTCAAATGATTTGATAAATCATGAATTTCCGGAATGGGGTATTGAAAAAATAAGTTCAAAAACGGGAATTAATTCTAGGCATATTAGTGCTACAGACGAGTTCTCATCAGATATGGCTGTAAAAGCAGCCGAAAAATTATTCTTGGAACATAATATAGATAAATCAGAAATTGATTTTTTATTGTTTTGTACTCAAAGTCCGGATTATTTTTTGCCGACTACTGCCTGTATCATTCAGGAAAAATTAGGTCTTGAAACGACAGTCGGTGCCTTGGATTTTAATTTAGGATGCTCCGGCTTTGTATATGGTTTAAGTTTGGCTAAAGGATTAATTGCCGGAGAAATGGCGAAGAATGTTTTATTGATTACTTCAGAAACGTATTCGAAATTTATTCATCCAAAGGATAAAAGCAATAAAACAATTTTCGGAGATGCTGCAGCCGCAACATTAATTAGCAGTGAAAAAGGATTTTGTTCTGTTGGAAATTTTGTCTTTGGAACAGATGGGAAAGGTGCCGAAAATTTAATTGTAAAACAAGGCGGAATGCGTTTTCCAGTTTCCAATACAAATCAAGATGTGGTTGATGAATTTGGGAATGTTCGAAATGATAAAAATCTCTTTATGAACGGAACAGAAATCTTTAATTTTACAGGGGAATTTGTTCCAAAGCTTACAGAGGCAATTTTAGAAAAATCGAATTTATTGAAAGAAGATATCGATTTATTTGTTTTTCATCAAGCCAATAAATACATGTTGAATCATTTAAGGAAAAAGATAAAGATTCCGGAAGAAAAATTTTTTATTTCAATGGAAGACTGTGGAAATACAGTTTCATCGACAATTCCGATAGCTTTATACGAAGCTCAAAAACAAGGAAAAACTGCTAATTGCAAAAACTTAATTCTGGCAGGATTTGGTGTTGGATATTCCTGGGCAGCCTGTAATTTAATAGTTGAATAA
- a CDS encoding glycosyltransferase family 2 protein: MQKNISVIISTYNSVEWLKKVIWGYNTQTYRNFEMVIADDGSRQETFDLIDELKKEVFYPIIHVWHEDNGFQKSQILNKAILACTTDYIMMSDGDCIPRPDFVEQHIKFREEGYFLSGGYHKLPLELSQNITKEDIYSGKCFDVSWLKQNGMQSSFKNNKVTSTGLKSSILNFLTPTTPSWNGHNASGWKKDILAVNGFDERMQYGGQDRELGERLVNYGIKPKQIRYSTVCLHLDHPRGYATPESINKNRNIRKETKIQKIKRTDFGIEKNKATI; the protein is encoded by the coding sequence ATGCAAAAGAATATTTCCGTTATAATTAGCACCTATAATTCTGTCGAATGGCTAAAAAAAGTCATTTGGGGATATAACACTCAAACGTATCGTAATTTCGAGATGGTGATTGCCGATGATGGTTCACGTCAGGAAACTTTCGATTTAATTGATGAATTAAAAAAGGAAGTCTTTTATCCTATCATCCATGTTTGGCATGAAGACAATGGTTTTCAAAAATCTCAGATTTTAAATAAAGCTATATTAGCTTGTACAACAGATTATATAATGATGTCAGATGGCGATTGTATTCCTCGTCCAGACTTTGTAGAACAACATATTAAATTCAGAGAAGAAGGCTATTTCCTTTCTGGAGGGTATCATAAATTACCATTGGAATTGTCTCAAAATATTACAAAAGAGGATATTTATTCAGGGAAATGTTTTGATGTTTCTTGGTTAAAGCAAAATGGAATGCAATCTTCTTTCAAAAACAATAAAGTGACTTCAACAGGTTTAAAAAGTTCAATTTTAAACTTTTTGACTCCAACAACTCCAAGTTGGAACGGACATAATGCTTCAGGTTGGAAAAAAGATATTCTAGCTGTTAATGGATTTGATGAGCGTATGCAATATGGTGGGCAGGATAGAGAATTAGGTGAACGATTGGTTAATTATGGTATAAAACCTAAACAAATTCGTTACAGCACTGTTTGTCTGCATTTGGATCATCCTCGTGGTTATGCTACACCAGAATCTATTAATAAGAATAGAAATATTAGAAAGGAAACTAAAATTCAAAAGATAAAACGAACCGATTTTGGAATAGAAAAGAACAAAGCAACTATATAA
- a CDS encoding type II toxin-antitoxin system RelE/ParE family toxin has translation MKIKLAVEFNNDLIDIVNFISRDKPLAARKFKNDLIKNFKSDLKDPFHFKKSIYFDDDNYRDFVFKGYTVIIKIDVKKEIVFVIGILKYRNSF, from the coding sequence ATGAAGATTAAATTAGCAGTTGAATTTAATAATGATTTAATTGATATAGTAAATTTTATTTCTAGAGATAAGCCTTTAGCTGCTAGAAAATTTAAAAATGATTTAATCAAAAACTTTAAAAGCGATTTAAAGGACCCATTTCATTTTAAAAAATCAATTTATTTTGATGACGACAATTATAGAGATTTTGTATTTAAGGGATATACTGTAATTATTAAAATCGATGTCAAAAAGGAAATCGTTTTCGTTATTGGTATTTTGAAATATAGAAATTCATTTTAA
- a CDS encoding glycosyltransferase family 9 protein: MKVLIIQNKRIGDVLISSVIANNFKAKYPDSKVHFMAYDFTHGVILNNPNIDKIISINDKELKKLPVLFKLIRRIKHEKYDIIFDPYSKTQSKLICKFSEAKQTIGHKSRKKLGNWGYYTHPLTISKEKTKICGKAIEDRIHLLSQAGNFEPINYEPKIFLTEGEKKEDWLGKYTDKKVIVLGVLGSTPQKSMPYEYVAEMVDFIASHYDVYILFNYAPHQKEEAQKIYEMCQNKSNIILDIYAKSIRDFIKLMNQCALLVSNEGGTVHIAKALNKPTFTIFSPYVSKDHWASFEDGKLHHSVHLLEIKPNLFEEFTFEERKKIEKNPDELYKQLTPELILPELDIFLKNNL, encoded by the coding sequence ATGAAAGTTTTAATCATACAAAACAAACGAATTGGAGATGTTTTAATCAGCTCGGTAATTGCTAATAATTTTAAAGCAAAATATCCTGATAGCAAAGTTCATTTTATGGCTTACGATTTTACTCACGGAGTCATTTTGAATAATCCTAATATCGACAAAATCATTTCTATAAATGATAAAGAATTAAAAAAACTTCCTGTTTTATTTAAACTAATTCGCCGAATTAAACATGAAAAATATGACATAATTTTTGATCCCTATTCCAAAACACAGAGTAAATTAATTTGTAAATTCTCTGAAGCCAAACAGACTATAGGTCACAAAAGTCGAAAAAAACTAGGCAATTGGGGATATTACACTCATCCTTTGACTATCTCTAAAGAAAAGACCAAAATTTGTGGTAAAGCAATTGAAGACCGAATTCATTTATTAAGTCAGGCGGGAAATTTTGAACCTATCAATTATGAACCTAAAATATTTTTAACAGAAGGAGAAAAAAAAGAAGATTGGCTAGGTAAATATACTGACAAGAAAGTTATAGTTCTCGGCGTTTTGGGAAGTACTCCTCAAAAATCGATGCCTTATGAATATGTAGCGGAAATGGTAGATTTTATTGCTTCTCATTATGACGTGTATATTCTTTTTAATTATGCACCACATCAAAAAGAAGAAGCACAAAAAATCTATGAAATGTGCCAGAATAAATCCAATATTATTTTGGATATTTATGCCAAAAGCATTCGTGATTTTATCAAATTGATGAATCAATGTGCTCTTTTGGTTTCTAATGAAGGAGGTACGGTACATATCGCCAAAGCTTTGAACAAACCAACTTTTACTATATTTTCTCCTTATGTAAGCAAAGATCATTGGGCTAGTTTTGAAGATGGAAAATTACACCACTCAGTACATTTACTAGAAATAAAACCTAATTTATTTGAGGAATTCACATTTGAGGAACGTAAGAAAATAGAAAAAAATCCAGATGAATTATACAAACAATTAACACCTGAGCTGATACTTCCTGAGCTAGATATTTTCTTGAAAAATAATTTATAA
- a CDS encoding polysaccharide deacetylase family protein has product MTRLPILMYHNVSNVIDDSRGLTVFNKTLEEQFCYLVDAGYTTYHFSELENKITIEPKSVIITFDDVTENQLIYAVPLLQKYNLKATFFIPFGYIGNVDSWNSGNEKIMSIEQLKELDSRVELGLHSFEHNRYAALSEAEINADFSKCFKIIENSNLKVYNALAYPYGDYPKKEPNKSIFIKVLQKNNVKFGLRIGNRINKFPFKNPYEIMRIDIKGEDSMLKFKIKLLLGRLKLF; this is encoded by the coding sequence ATGACACGTTTACCTATATTGATGTACCACAATGTTTCAAATGTTATAGATGATAGCAGAGGGCTTACTGTTTTCAATAAAACGTTAGAAGAACAGTTTTGTTACTTGGTTGATGCGGGTTATACTACATATCATTTTTCTGAATTAGAAAACAAAATAACTATAGAACCAAAAAGTGTCATTATTACTTTTGACGATGTTACTGAAAATCAGTTAATATATGCAGTTCCTTTACTTCAGAAGTACAATTTGAAGGCTACTTTTTTTATTCCATTCGGCTATATTGGGAATGTAGATTCATGGAACTCAGGAAACGAAAAGATAATGTCCATAGAGCAATTGAAAGAATTAGATAGTAGGGTAGAATTAGGACTTCATTCTTTTGAACATAACAGATATGCTGCTTTATCAGAAGCTGAAATAAATGCTGATTTTTCTAAATGTTTTAAAATTATCGAGAATAGTAATCTAAAAGTCTATAATGCTTTAGCTTATCCTTATGGAGACTATCCTAAAAAAGAACCCAATAAATCAATATTTATAAAAGTTTTACAAAAAAATAATGTAAAATTTGGATTGAGAATAGGGAACAGAATTAATAAATTTCCTTTTAAGAATCCATATGAAATCATGCGAATTGACATAAAAGGAGAAGACAGTATGTTGAAGTTTAAAATTAAATTACTTTTAGGAAGATTGAAATTATTTTAG
- a CDS encoding malate:quinone oxidoreductase, with protein MSDTTIRSSSDVVLIGAGIMSATLGLILKELQPDLKIDIYERLDVAAAESSDAWNNAGTGHSAFCELNYTPEGADGKINPNKAISIAEQFEVSRQFWSYLVKEGKLTSPEDFIKSIPHISFVWGDKNVEFLKNRFEALQSNPLFAEMIFSTDVSELQKWMPLVMEGRNPDEKVAATSMKIGTDVNFGTLTRSMLEYLTKLDNVTIHYSHEVKKLKQREDKSWRIKITDLVSNQKKKIYTKFVFIGAGGGSLPLLEKANVPEGKGYGGFPVSGQWLKCTNPEVIAKHQAKVYGKASVGAPPMSVPHVDTRMIDGERALLFGPFAGFSTRFLKNGSYSDLPLSIKPDNVIPMIVAGYKNIPLTKYLIEQVRQSPKDRMNALREYVPGARTKDWKLERAGQRVQVIKKDEELIGKLEFGTEIINTHDGSLAVLLGASPGASTAVSIMVELVGKCFPEQFNSPEWQEKMKAMIPSFGQALNENPELLAVLRSNTAEVLKIN; from the coding sequence ATGTCCGATACAACAATACGATCCTCTTCCGATGTAGTTTTAATTGGAGCAGGAATTATGAGTGCTACTCTTGGTTTAATTTTAAAAGAATTACAACCTGATTTAAAAATTGATATTTACGAAAGATTAGATGTTGCTGCGGCAGAAAGTTCAGATGCATGGAATAATGCTGGAACAGGACATTCGGCTTTTTGTGAACTTAATTATACTCCTGAAGGAGCTGATGGGAAAATAAATCCAAATAAAGCAATTAGTATTGCTGAGCAATTTGAAGTTTCCAGACAGTTTTGGTCTTATTTGGTAAAAGAAGGAAAACTTACCTCTCCAGAAGATTTTATAAAAAGTATTCCTCATATTAGTTTTGTTTGGGGTGATAAAAATGTTGAATTTCTTAAAAATAGGTTCGAAGCTTTACAATCGAATCCTCTTTTTGCTGAAATGATTTTTAGTACTGATGTTTCTGAATTGCAGAAATGGATGCCTTTAGTAATGGAAGGTAGAAATCCAGACGAAAAAGTAGCCGCAACTTCAATGAAAATTGGAACCGATGTAAATTTCGGAACATTAACCAGAAGCATGCTAGAGTATTTGACAAAATTGGATAATGTTACCATTCATTACAGTCATGAAGTTAAAAAATTAAAACAGAGAGAAGACAAGTCCTGGAGAATAAAAATCACTGATTTGGTTTCAAATCAAAAGAAAAAAATATATACCAAATTTGTTTTCATAGGTGCAGGAGGAGGTTCATTACCTTTATTAGAAAAGGCAAATGTACCCGAAGGAAAAGGATATGGAGGTTTCCCAGTTAGTGGTCAATGGTTAAAATGTACAAACCCTGAGGTGATAGCAAAACACCAAGCTAAAGTATATGGAAAAGCTAGTGTTGGCGCACCACCAATGTCTGTCCCGCATGTTGATACCCGAATGATTGATGGTGAAAGAGCATTGCTTTTTGGACCATTTGCAGGATTTTCTACCCGATTCTTAAAAAATGGATCTTATTCAGATTTACCATTATCGATAAAACCTGATAATGTAATTCCGATGATTGTTGCTGGATATAAAAATATTCCGCTTACTAAATATTTAATTGAGCAAGTACGTCAATCTCCAAAAGACAGAATGAATGCTTTACGCGAATATGTTCCAGGAGCCAGAACTAAAGATTGGAAATTGGAAAGAGCTGGACAACGTGTTCAGGTCATCAAAAAAGATGAAGAGTTAATTGGGAAATTGGAATTTGGTACAGAAATTATCAATACTCACGATGGAAGTTTAGCGGTTTTATTAGGAGCTTCTCCAGGAGCATCAACTGCAGTTTCAATAATGGTTGAGTTGGTAGGAAAATGTTTTCCAGAGCAATTTAATTCACCAGAATGGCAGGAAAAAATGAAGGCTATGATTCCTTCTTTTGGTCAGGCTTTAAATGAAAATCCAGAGCTATTAGCAGTCCTTAGAAGTAATACTGCTGAAGTTTTAAAAATAAATTAA
- a CDS encoding glycosyltransferase family 2 protein codes for MFEVAVVIINYNSSKLTCECVESIFEKTSLDLSLQIVVVDNCSEKEDFLNLQNTFVAKNYSNFKLVRSCINTGFGAGNMYGYQFTNSKYIAFVNNDTLFINDCLSILKSAIEPYSDVAVVGGQSYTEQGKRMVAFDHFASITKELLGRDFLEKINPKKYPKRKLEYRQPVQVNYVQGSFMFIKTADFNEVGGFDTNLFLYYEETDLSIRLQKKGKSSYLIPDAKYIHYHGASTPKSILIKTELKISLLYVIRKHYGYLSFWFLLNYLRINYIFSTLFKPKYWYLLKVLLAGAPLSTSLKTKQIIK; via the coding sequence ATGTTTGAAGTTGCCGTTGTTATAATAAACTATAATTCAAGTAAACTTACTTGTGAATGCGTTGAAAGCATTTTCGAGAAGACTTCTCTTGATCTTTCATTGCAAATTGTGGTAGTGGATAATTGTTCTGAAAAAGAAGATTTTCTAAATCTTCAAAACACTTTTGTTGCTAAAAATTACTCAAATTTCAAACTAGTAAGGAGTTGCATAAATACAGGATTTGGTGCTGGAAATATGTATGGTTATCAATTTACAAATTCTAAATACATTGCTTTTGTAAACAATGATACTTTGTTTATAAATGATTGTTTATCCATATTGAAATCTGCCATAGAGCCTTATAGTGATGTAGCAGTTGTTGGAGGGCAATCATACACCGAACAAGGAAAAAGAATGGTGGCTTTTGATCATTTTGCTTCAATAACCAAAGAACTTTTGGGGAGGGATTTTTTGGAAAAAATAAACCCGAAAAAATATCCAAAAAGAAAGCTAGAATATAGACAACCTGTACAAGTAAATTATGTTCAGGGTAGTTTTATGTTTATAAAAACAGCAGATTTTAATGAAGTTGGTGGTTTTGATACAAATCTCTTTTTATATTATGAAGAAACAGATTTATCAATACGCTTGCAAAAAAAAGGCAAATCAAGCTATCTAATTCCAGATGCAAAATACATTCATTATCATGGAGCAAGCACACCAAAAAGTATTTTAATAAAAACCGAACTTAAAATCTCATTATTATATGTCATTCGTAAGCATTATGGCTATTTAAGCTTTTGGTTTTTGTTAAATTATCTAAGAATCAATTATATTTTCAGCACCCTATTTAAACCCAAATATTGGTATTTATTAAAAGTACTATTAGCTGGAGCTCCACTTTCAACATCTTTGAAAACTAAACAAATTATAAAATAA